A region from the Oncorhynchus tshawytscha isolate Ot180627B linkage group LG26, Otsh_v2.0, whole genome shotgun sequence genome encodes:
- the htr1fa gene encoding 5-hydroxytryptamine receptor 1F, whose amino-acid sequence MDFSNCTEGSFSLDDGSEEVSIIPPSKILLTFTLSLLAVMTTAINSLVITAIIVTMKLHHPANYLICSLAVTDLLVAILVMPFSILYIQRESWQMGEAVCYMWLSVDITCCTCSILHLAAIALDRYRAITDAVEYSRKRTGLRAGITVGVVWFLSILISLPPLLWRNHGGEPEEDQCLITHHHIAFTLYSTLGAFYIPLLLILILYYKIYRAAQTLYLRRGASRGASRASRHSSMVNGTTLPSCPPDGGPDTLNLQEKSYSDPTTEGDRVRITVKSPHSESRRERECSLRRQRISGTRERRAASTLGLILGAFVVCWLPFFLKEVIVNTCGSCSTSIELADFLTWLGYLNSLINPLIYTIFNEDFKKAFQRLVRCRRRL is encoded by the exons ATGGACTTCTCTAACTGTACAGAGGGGTCCTTCTCCCTGGACGATGGGAGTGAAGAGGTTTCTATAATCCCCCCAAGTAAGATCCTCCTCACCTTCACCCTGTCCCTGCTCGCTGTCATGACAACGGCCATCAACTCTCTGGTGATCACAGCCATCATCGTAACCATGAAGTTGCATCACCCAGCCAACTACCTGATCTGCTCTCTGGCAGTGACAGACCTGCTGGTGGCCATCTTGGTCATGCCCTTCAGCATCCTCTACATACAGAG GGAGAGCTGGCAGATGGGAGAGGCTGTGTGTTACATGTGGCTGAGTGTTGACATCACCTGCTGCACCTGTTCCATCCTCCACCTGGCAGCCATCGCTCTGGACCGCTACCGGGCCATCACTGACGCCGTGGAGTATTCACGCAAACGCACTGGACTCCGAGCTGGGATCACTGTCGGCGTGGTCTGGTTTCTGTCCATCCTCatatcccttccccctctcctgtgGAGGAACCATGGCGGGGAGCCAGAAGAGGACCAGTGTCTGATAACTCACCACCACATCGCCTTTACCCTCTACTCCACCCTGGGAGCCTTCTATATCCCCTtgctcctcatcctcatcctatACTACAAGATCTACAGAGCTGCTCAGACTCTGTACCTCCGCAGGGGGGCCAGCAGAGGGGCCAGCAGGGCCAGCCGACACTCCTCCATGGTCAACGGAACCACCCTCCCCTCCTGCCCCCCTGATGGGGGCCCCGACACCCTGAACCTCCAGGAGAAGTCCTACTCAGACCCCACCACGGAGGGAGACCGCGTGCGCATTACCGTAAAGAGTCCCCACAGCGAGTCGAGGCGGGAGCGTGAGTGTTCGTTGAGACGGCAGCGTATCTCAGGGACCAGGGAGCGGCGCGCTGCATCTACGTTAGGACTGATACTGGGGGCCTTTGTTGTCTGCTGGCTGCCTTTCTTCCTGAAGGAGGTGATCGTCAACACGTGTGGCTCCTGCAGCACCTCCATAGAGCTGGCTGACTTCCTCACCTGGCTGGGGTACCTCAACTCCCTCATCAACCCTCTCATCTACACTATCTTCAATGAGGACTTTAAGAAGGCCTTCCAGAGACTGGTCAGGTGTAGGCGTCGCCTCTGA